A region of Pseudoalteromonas ulvae UL12 DNA encodes the following proteins:
- a CDS encoding PspA/IM30 family protein gives MSILKKLFTAVRGGAREVGESIVDANGIRIFEQEIADAQNALQKAKKSLTEVMAKEMQTKRKISALNDSIAEHEAYAGQALEKGNEALALEIAEKIGDFETEKAEHDQVLAGFSNHIVALKQQVKDAEKSIKENQRQLTMVKTTESVQKATMAVNSTLNTNESSMTNARQSLERIKQRQQDRQDQLGAAKQLEAATNGDDLKAKLAEAGIGEQNQKSSDILARIKAKQAQ, from the coding sequence ATGAGTATTTTAAAGAAATTATTTACTGCGGTACGTGGTGGTGCAAGAGAAGTTGGTGAATCAATCGTTGATGCAAACGGCATACGCATTTTTGAGCAAGAAATTGCTGACGCACAAAATGCATTGCAAAAAGCCAAAAAAAGCCTGACTGAAGTCATGGCAAAAGAAATGCAAACCAAACGTAAAATCAGTGCATTGAATGACAGTATTGCTGAGCATGAAGCTTATGCAGGCCAAGCGCTTGAAAAAGGTAATGAAGCCTTAGCGCTAGAAATAGCTGAAAAAATAGGTGATTTTGAAACAGAAAAAGCCGAGCATGATCAAGTATTAGCCGGTTTCAGCAATCATATTGTAGCTTTAAAACAACAAGTTAAAGATGCTGAAAAATCGATCAAAGAAAACCAACGACAGCTCACTATGGTTAAAACCACAGAAAGCGTCCAAAAGGCAACAATGGCGGTCAACAGCACGCTTAATACCAATGAGTCGTCAATGACTAATGCTCGTCAGTCACTTGAGCGTATTAAACAGCGCCAGCAAGATCGTCAAGACCAACTTGGTGCAGCAAAGCAACTTGAAGCGGCAACCAATGGCGATGATTTAAAAGCTAAACTAGCCGAAGCTGGAATTGGTGAGCAAAACCAAAAAAGTAGCGATATTCTTGCTCGCATCAAAGCCAAACAAGCGCAATAA
- a CDS encoding YjfI family protein — translation MELNELSIKLASFETEGANFESFLIANPGEQEVLQVIVDGNDELPIFVTQTQEQLLCISYLFNESEVKAELRNELNEALLKLNVPIPLSAFAKIDDQYAIFGALAVSSSFDEVTHELVTLADNAIDALDAVTAYLNE, via the coding sequence ATGGAATTAAACGAATTATCAATCAAGCTCGCGTCATTCGAAACTGAGGGCGCAAACTTTGAATCTTTCTTAATCGCTAATCCTGGCGAACAAGAAGTATTGCAAGTGATTGTAGATGGGAATGATGAGTTACCTATTTTCGTTACTCAAACACAAGAGCAGCTGCTATGTATCAGCTACCTGTTTAACGAAAGTGAAGTCAAAGCTGAATTACGAAATGAATTAAATGAAGCACTTTTAAAGCTGAATGTTCCAATCCCTTTAAGTGCTTTTGCCAAAATTGACGATCAATACGCCATTTTTGGAGCCCTTGCTGTCAGCTCATCTTTTGATGAAGTTACACATGAGTTGGTGACGCTGGCAGACAATGCAATTGATGCATTGGATGCCGTCACAGCTTATTTAAACGAATAA
- a CDS encoding polyamine aminopropyltransferase, with product MAILAGCGLIYEYLLSHYAGRILGSVESAIYAMIGTMIVAMGIGAFLARWFKDPFTAFAWLESLIALLGMSSILIIASIIAVSYTLPHTFASLYNLPADAVLDGALFEQFQNFARFLPYIFGLILGIFIGMEIPLIARIRQHVYGRFLENNAGTIYGADYIGAGVGAAIWVLVMLALPIMQAAAWTALFNVIAGLIFLWRYHQHVRFAKLLLVCHLLLLGLFAIFLVYATTWMKDLSNVLYKDKVIYSESTKYQHVVITERLSRTQAAPINDLFLNGRLQFSSADEQIYHTMLVYPAMLAANRHDHVLIIGGGDGLALRDVLKWPVKQATLIDLDGQLLTLFGLSGTEFQTPPSITDKLKDLNLDALNDPRATVVVADAFLEVERMLDQGLQFDSIIIDLPDPNHPDLNKLYSDYFYNHVKQLLAPDGALVIQSTSPYHAKKAFISIAKTVKHAGFAHVEQYQQNIPSFGQWGWTIATRTGQPASARIAQVSNFPVQSNWINQNYLQAAFAFPNNFFSSNKEIEVNRLGSGVLYDYYRQAWQTESELYKN from the coding sequence ATGGCCATCCTCGCAGGTTGTGGCCTAATCTATGAATATTTACTCTCTCATTACGCTGGACGCATTCTAGGTTCGGTTGAGAGTGCCATTTATGCCATGATTGGGACTATGATTGTGGCGATGGGAATTGGCGCATTTTTAGCGCGCTGGTTTAAAGACCCATTCACTGCATTTGCTTGGTTAGAAAGCCTAATTGCCCTGCTTGGTATGAGCAGCATTTTAATTATCGCAAGTATTATTGCCGTTAGTTATACCTTACCCCATACCTTTGCCAGCCTTTACAATTTACCCGCAGACGCTGTACTCGATGGCGCCTTGTTTGAGCAGTTTCAAAATTTCGCTCGTTTTTTACCGTATATTTTTGGTTTGATCCTCGGCATCTTTATTGGCATGGAAATCCCGCTGATTGCACGTATTCGCCAGCACGTTTATGGTCGATTTTTAGAAAACAACGCTGGTACAATTTACGGTGCTGACTACATTGGCGCTGGAGTCGGTGCCGCAATTTGGGTACTTGTAATGTTAGCGCTACCCATTATGCAAGCCGCTGCTTGGACGGCATTATTTAATGTGATTGCAGGGCTGATTTTTTTATGGCGTTATCATCAGCATGTGCGCTTTGCTAAACTCTTGCTGGTTTGTCATCTGTTACTACTGGGTTTATTTGCGATCTTTTTAGTATACGCGACCACTTGGATGAAGGACCTCAGTAATGTACTTTATAAAGATAAAGTGATTTATTCAGAGTCAACCAAATATCAGCATGTGGTGATTACTGAGCGCTTAAGTCGCACGCAAGCGGCACCCATCAATGATTTATTCCTTAATGGCCGTTTGCAGTTCTCAAGTGCTGATGAGCAAATTTACCACACCATGCTAGTGTACCCAGCCATGCTCGCAGCGAATCGCCATGATCACGTGCTCATTATTGGTGGTGGTGATGGTTTAGCCCTACGAGATGTCCTGAAATGGCCTGTTAAACAAGCAACATTGATTGATCTAGATGGCCAATTATTGACTCTGTTTGGACTTAGCGGCACTGAGTTTCAAACCCCGCCATCAATAACAGACAAGCTGAAAGACTTAAATCTCGATGCGCTAAATGATCCTCGCGCTACAGTCGTCGTTGCAGACGCCTTTTTAGAAGTTGAACGAATGCTCGATCAGGGCTTGCAGTTCGATAGCATCATCATTGATTTGCCCGACCCAAATCACCCCGATCTCAATAAACTTTATAGTGATTATTTTTATAACCATGTAAAACAGCTATTAGCTCCAGATGGCGCGTTAGTAATCCAATCAACCTCTCCTTACCATGCCAAAAAAGCATTTATAAGCATTGCTAAGACTGTCAAACATGCTGGGTTTGCCCATGTAGAGCAATACCAACAAAATATTCCTTCATTTGGGCAATGGGGATGGACTATAGCCACGCGAACAGGTCAGCCGGCAAGTGCGCGAATAGCTCAAGTGAGCAACTTTCCAGTACAAAGTAACTGGATCAATCAAAATTATTTACAAGCCGCCTTTGCATTCCCAAACAACTTCTTTTCTTCCAATAAAGAAATAGAAGTCAATAGGTTAGGCTCTGGTGTTTTATATGATTATTATCGTCAAGCATGGCAAACAGAATCTGAATTGTATAAAAATTAA
- a CDS encoding DUF350 domain-containing protein, with protein sequence MYQINGLTAWSIQALLIDFVIIVTLFVSLKFIKGWVSNLHANDEITEKDNFAFGLSFAGGLAGLAIVLTGVTSGAFADSLLQEATQMAGYGLIGIALIKLGHFFQDKVALQKVNLHDEIIKGNITAALIDFGHVISVAIVIRSALIWVLTEGWYGLPIVIAAFVVGNICMLLISQYRVQLYKRTNRNGDCLQQAILDNNIAVGIRYAGFLIGSALALTAATGIAPYLADNINSSLLFWTLSALGSLMAFIVLHLVMIKVILAGKDISDEVNRQRNIGVATISAAISFAVGMTMATLLGA encoded by the coding sequence ATGTACCAAATTAACGGATTAACAGCTTGGTCAATTCAAGCACTTCTAATAGATTTTGTAATTATCGTCACCCTATTTGTCAGCCTAAAGTTTATTAAAGGCTGGGTATCAAACCTGCACGCAAATGATGAAATTACTGAAAAAGATAACTTTGCTTTTGGCCTCAGCTTTGCGGGCGGATTAGCAGGTTTAGCCATTGTATTGACTGGTGTCACTAGCGGAGCCTTTGCAGACTCGTTGCTGCAAGAAGCTACACAAATGGCCGGTTACGGGCTAATCGGCATTGCACTGATTAAGCTTGGGCACTTTTTTCAAGATAAAGTCGCCCTGCAAAAAGTAAACTTACATGATGAAATCATCAAAGGTAACATCACTGCAGCTCTCATCGATTTTGGCCATGTTATCAGTGTTGCAATCGTAATTCGCTCAGCTCTTATTTGGGTGCTCACCGAAGGTTGGTATGGTTTACCTATCGTGATTGCCGCGTTTGTGGTTGGTAACATCTGCATGTTGCTGATCAGCCAATATCGTGTACAACTATACAAACGCACCAACCGCAACGGTGACTGTTTACAACAAGCCATTTTAGATAACAATATTGCTGTTGGTATTCGCTATGCTGGCTTTTTAATTGGTAGCGCCCTCGCGTTAACTGCGGCCACAGGCATTGCCCCTTATCTAGCAGACAATATTAATTCAAGCTTGCTGTTTTGGACGCTCTCTGCGCTTGGCAGTTTAATGGCTTTTATTGTTTTGCATTTGGTGATGATTAAAGTCATCTTAGCTGGCAAAGACATTTCCGATGAAGTGAATCGTCAACGAAATATTGGTGTTGCAACAATCTCTGCAGCAATTTCATTTGCTGTGGGGATGACAATGGCGACGTTGCTCGGTGCCTAA
- a CDS encoding dipeptidase yields MKLITSLSLLASSCCVMAQQSTGTEFTPASQRAIELTQHTILVDTHIDVPYRLEHQWEDVSQAAGGDFDYPRAVKGGLNAPFMSIYIPAGLEKTGGSYALANKLIDYVEAIVGRAPDKFAIADSVSDVHAHFKAGKISLPMGMENGSPIEGKLENLTHFYQRGVRYITLAHSQSNHISDSSYDLRRQWQGLSPFGKELVSEMNKIGMMIDVSHISDDAFYQVMALSKTPVIASHSSLRKYTPGFERNMDDKMLLALKDNGGVIQINFGSSFVTATAGAWGDQFKAKRSEVAQNNAADSPVVKDFRKAYLAKNPYPFASLANVLDHIDHVVKLIGIEHVGIGSDYDGVGDSLPIGLKDVASYPNLVQGLLDRGYSDTDIIKILSGNVLRVWQDVEDYAAKH; encoded by the coding sequence ATGAAACTCATCACCAGCCTTTCATTGTTAGCGTCCAGCTGCTGCGTAATGGCGCAACAATCAACAGGAACAGAGTTCACCCCAGCCTCTCAACGAGCAATTGAATTAACACAACATACTATCTTGGTTGATACACATATTGATGTACCCTATCGGTTGGAACATCAATGGGAAGATGTCAGCCAAGCAGCTGGCGGCGACTTTGACTACCCTCGCGCAGTAAAAGGCGGACTCAATGCGCCTTTTATGTCGATCTATATTCCTGCTGGACTCGAAAAAACCGGCGGCTCCTATGCATTAGCAAACAAGCTCATTGATTATGTCGAAGCCATTGTTGGCCGTGCACCGGATAAGTTTGCTATTGCAGATTCAGTCAGCGATGTGCATGCCCACTTTAAAGCAGGCAAAATCTCACTGCCTATGGGCATGGAGAATGGTTCGCCAATCGAAGGGAAGCTTGAAAACCTCACTCATTTTTATCAACGTGGCGTACGCTATATCACTTTGGCACACTCACAGAGTAACCATATTTCTGATTCGTCCTACGATCTACGTCGACAATGGCAGGGTTTGAGCCCATTTGGTAAAGAGCTCGTTAGCGAAATGAATAAAATAGGCATGATGATTGATGTCTCTCACATCTCTGATGATGCTTTTTATCAGGTCATGGCACTTTCAAAAACGCCAGTCATCGCGTCACACTCCTCACTGCGTAAATACACGCCTGGGTTTGAACGAAATATGGATGATAAAATGCTCTTAGCCCTCAAAGACAATGGCGGCGTAATCCAAATTAACTTTGGCTCTAGCTTTGTCACGGCCACTGCGGGTGCATGGGGTGATCAATTTAAAGCAAAACGTAGCGAAGTAGCACAAAATAATGCTGCAGATAGCCCTGTAGTCAAAGACTTCCGTAAAGCCTATCTAGCCAAAAACCCCTATCCGTTTGCCTCATTAGCAAACGTACTGGATCATATTGACCACGTAGTGAAGTTAATTGGTATCGAGCACGTGGGCATAGGGTCAGACTACGATGGTGTGGGCGACTCTTTACCGATTGGCCTAAAAGATGTCGCAAGCTACCCAAATTTAGTGCAAGGTTTACTCGACCGAGGCTACAGCGACACTGATATCATCAAAATACTCAGTGGCAATGTACTTCGCGTCTGGCAAGATGTTGAAGACTACGCAGCCAAGCACTAA
- a CDS encoding YheU family protein produces the protein MIIPYDALAKDTLDNLIKEFILREGTDYGELEYSTDDKIAQIRQQLKSGEVVIVFSELHESVNIMTARTFAEQPEEHLSPDY, from the coding sequence ATGATTATCCCTTATGACGCCTTAGCAAAAGACACGCTCGATAACTTAATTAAAGAATTTATTCTGCGTGAAGGGACTGATTATGGCGAACTTGAATATTCTACAGACGATAAAATTGCTCAAATACGCCAGCAATTAAAATCTGGAGAAGTTGTTATTGTCTTTTCGGAGCTACATGAGAGTGTCAATATCATGACTGCTCGCACCTTTGCAGAGCAGCCTGAAGAGCACCTAAGTCCAGATTATTAA
- a CDS encoding hydrolase — MNGSFKPAWWMSNKHAQTILPRFFRPKLALNVEYETLTTPDQDFLELAWATPAITSDTRPLAVVFHGLEGNIDSFYAKGMMKALHTNGFDVVLMHFRNCSKLANLLPRAYHSGETTDARYLFETLKARFPNKPLVAVGFSLGGNVLAKYLGEFKQHSLLNAAAVISAPLDLASSCQVIRKSLAKIYQRYLLGRLKKSTARKLPTIEQQIQLSSDELANINDLLEFDNRVTAPLHGFRNADDYYQQSSAKPYLKDIATPTLIVHAHDDPMLSRQAVPLQEEVSEHVELAVSQKGGHVGFISGANPLKPVFWLEQKIPAFFKRTLL, encoded by the coding sequence ATGAACGGTAGTTTTAAACCCGCTTGGTGGATGAGCAACAAACATGCACAGACCATACTCCCTCGTTTTTTTCGCCCCAAACTGGCGTTAAATGTTGAGTATGAAACGCTCACCACACCCGATCAAGACTTCCTCGAACTTGCATGGGCAACCCCGGCAATTACGAGCGACACTCGACCATTAGCAGTCGTCTTCCATGGTTTAGAAGGCAACATCGATAGTTTTTATGCTAAAGGTATGATGAAAGCATTACATACCAATGGCTTTGATGTTGTGCTCATGCATTTTCGAAACTGCTCTAAATTGGCGAACTTGTTGCCTCGTGCTTATCACAGCGGTGAAACAACCGATGCACGCTATTTGTTTGAAACGTTAAAAGCACGTTTTCCGAATAAACCATTAGTCGCTGTTGGCTTTTCACTGGGAGGAAATGTGTTAGCGAAATATTTAGGGGAATTTAAGCAGCATAGTTTACTAAATGCCGCCGCGGTTATTTCTGCGCCCCTTGATTTAGCGAGCTCCTGTCAGGTCATTCGTAAAAGCTTGGCAAAAATTTACCAACGCTATTTATTGGGGCGCTTAAAAAAGTCAACAGCGCGAAAATTACCAACAATCGAGCAACAAATTCAACTTAGCAGTGATGAGCTCGCAAACATTAACGATTTACTCGAGTTTGATAATCGCGTTACCGCCCCCTTACATGGCTTTCGAAATGCCGATGATTATTATCAACAGTCCAGTGCTAAACCTTATCTAAAAGATATCGCCACACCCACACTGATCGTGCATGCGCACGACGACCCGATGCTTTCACGCCAAGCTGTCCCGCTTCAGGAAGAAGTCAGTGAACATGTAGAACTGGCCGTCTCACAAAAAGGAGGCCATGTCGGTTTTATTAGTGGCGCGAATCCATTGAAACCCGTATTCTGGCTTGAGCAAAAAATTCCCGCATTCTTTAAGCGAACCTTATTATGA
- a CDS encoding TIGR02444 family protein — MPTAINSQAFWQFSLDIYRHPQVANTLLEWQDTDDKNVNLCLFLLYLNTLNIQLSAHQLMQLIAALTPFNKQFTAPLRALRAQLKKQYFTLPHYETMRAQMLATELSFEQQEQHLLVEAYHQFLTHHHAQPDNLALYISDRTLAKKPDLNQTLHQLIHSTE, encoded by the coding sequence ATGCCGACTGCGATTAACTCACAGGCATTTTGGCAATTTAGTCTCGATATTTATCGCCACCCACAGGTGGCGAATACTCTTTTAGAATGGCAAGATACCGATGATAAAAACGTCAATCTCTGCCTATTTTTACTCTATTTAAATACCTTAAACATTCAGCTATCTGCTCATCAATTGATGCAGTTAATTGCTGCACTCACTCCTTTTAATAAGCAATTTACTGCTCCATTACGAGCATTAAGAGCACAGCTCAAAAAGCAATACTTTACATTGCCTCACTACGAAACAATGCGTGCTCAAATGCTTGCCACTGAATTGAGCTTTGAACAGCAAGAGCAACATCTGCTGGTTGAAGCCTATCATCAATTCCTTACTCATCATCATGCACAACCCGATAACCTCGCGCTTTACATTAGCGATCGCACATTAGCCAAAAAACCTGATCTAAATCAAACTCTCCACCAGCTCATTCATTCAACCGAGTAA
- a CDS encoding ATP-binding cassette domain-containing protein, with product MIQISQLELLRGAKPLLKEANATLYPSHKVGLVGANGCGKSSLFALLKGELHLDSGDCQVPKDWSISSVKQETPALDISALEYVLQGHVGYYKIRAQLHLAEKKQDGELLALAHQQLEGIGGYSIEAKAGELLHGLGFSNDQITLPVSSFSGGWRMRLNLAQALIFEADLLLLDEPTNHLDLDAVYWLERFLKAYTGTLVLISHDREFLDAVIDEIWHIENQKINVYKGHYSQFERQKAERLAQQQASFEKQQEQIAHLEKFIARFKAKASKAKQAQSRVKSLERMEKLAPAHVDSPFDFEFAEPLALPNPLMTLDQAKAGYGDITILDSIKLNLVPGSRIALLGRNGAGKSTLIKLLSGELAPQSGEVFQHKGLNIGYFAQHQLESLDLTASALLHIQRLDPQATEQKIRDFLGGFAFFGDKALEPVAPFSGGEKARLVLAMLVYQKPNLLLLDEPTNHLDLEMRHALVMALQGFEGAMVTVSHDRHMLKNTADEYYLVDQGQVTPFGYDLDEYYQWLLAANKADSATEAKTDKSHSAVNRKDQKRREAEFRKEVQPLKKKISQLETKLDKSTAKLSEIEMALSDGTIYEADNKAQLTQLLAQQALLVPEHNDTEEQLLELLEELDNKESAFHADCD from the coding sequence ATGATCCAGATTTCGCAACTCGAACTCCTACGCGGCGCAAAACCTTTACTAAAAGAAGCCAATGCCACTTTATATCCTAGCCATAAAGTCGGTTTAGTCGGAGCCAATGGCTGTGGTAAATCTAGTTTATTCGCCTTATTAAAAGGTGAATTACATCTCGATAGCGGCGACTGCCAGGTTCCAAAAGATTGGAGCATTTCCTCTGTAAAACAAGAAACACCTGCATTAGACATTTCAGCCCTCGAATATGTTTTGCAAGGTCATGTTGGTTATTACAAAATACGCGCGCAGCTGCACCTTGCGGAAAAAAAACAAGATGGTGAGTTACTCGCCCTCGCCCACCAGCAGCTTGAAGGAATAGGTGGGTATTCTATCGAAGCAAAAGCCGGCGAACTCCTCCATGGATTAGGCTTTAGCAATGACCAAATTACCTTACCGGTCAGTTCTTTTTCTGGTGGATGGCGCATGCGCCTCAACTTAGCACAAGCACTTATCTTTGAAGCTGACTTGTTATTACTTGATGAGCCAACTAACCACTTAGATCTTGATGCGGTTTATTGGTTAGAGCGATTTCTAAAAGCCTATACCGGTACGTTAGTGCTTATTTCTCACGACAGAGAATTCCTCGATGCCGTCATTGATGAAATTTGGCACATTGAAAACCAAAAAATCAACGTCTACAAAGGTCATTACTCACAATTCGAACGGCAAAAAGCAGAGCGTTTAGCACAACAACAAGCAAGCTTTGAAAAACAGCAAGAACAAATTGCTCACCTCGAAAAGTTCATCGCTCGCTTCAAAGCAAAAGCCAGTAAAGCAAAACAAGCACAAAGCCGTGTTAAATCGCTTGAGCGCATGGAAAAGCTTGCCCCTGCCCACGTAGACTCTCCATTTGATTTTGAGTTTGCAGAGCCCCTCGCTTTGCCTAATCCTCTTATGACCTTAGATCAAGCTAAAGCAGGTTATGGCGACATCACTATTTTAGACAGCATCAAACTCAATTTAGTACCGGGTAGTCGCATTGCCTTACTTGGCCGAAATGGTGCAGGTAAATCAACACTGATTAAATTACTTTCGGGTGAACTTGCCCCACAAAGTGGTGAAGTATTTCAACACAAAGGCTTAAATATTGGTTATTTTGCCCAGCATCAGCTTGAATCACTCGACCTAACAGCCAGTGCCCTATTGCACATACAACGTTTAGACCCACAAGCAACAGAACAAAAAATTCGAGATTTCCTCGGCGGCTTTGCTTTTTTTGGCGATAAAGCACTCGAACCTGTTGCGCCTTTTTCTGGCGGTGAAAAAGCTCGCTTAGTGTTAGCTATGCTCGTTTATCAAAAGCCGAACCTCTTATTACTCGATGAGCCAACCAACCATTTAGATTTGGAAATGCGCCATGCGTTAGTAATGGCACTTCAAGGCTTTGAGGGTGCGATGGTCACTGTTTCCCACGATCGTCATATGCTCAAAAATACTGCTGACGAGTATTATTTAGTCGACCAAGGGCAAGTTACCCCTTTTGGTTATGACCTTGATGAATACTATCAGTGGTTATTAGCCGCCAATAAGGCAGACTCTGCAACAGAGGCTAAAACCGATAAAAGCCACAGCGCCGTTAATCGTAAAGATCAAAAACGCCGAGAAGCTGAATTTCGAAAAGAAGTGCAGCCGCTCAAAAAGAAAATTAGCCAATTAGAAACTAAGCTCGATAAAAGCACCGCAAAACTGAGCGAAATAGAAATGGCGCTGTCTGATGGCACAATATATGAAGCAGATAATAAAGCGCAATTAACCCAACTATTGGCGCAACAAGCGCTGCTCGTCCCCGAACATAATGACACTGAAGAACAGCTACTAGAATTGCTTGAAGAACTTGATAATAAAGAAAGTGCCTTTCATGCCGACTGCGATTAA
- a CDS encoding YheV family putative zinc ribbon protein — protein MKQKKRFIAGAVCPECQTMDMMQLYKEHDVEKVECLSCGHKMTQPDGAVQASTRQFEQVIGVFKPE, from the coding sequence ATGAAGCAAAAAAAACGTTTTATCGCGGGTGCAGTGTGCCCTGAATGTCAGACTATGGATATGATGCAGCTTTATAAAGAGCATGATGTTGAAAAAGTTGAATGCTTATCTTGTGGCCATAAAATGACTCAGCCCGATGGTGCTGTACAAGCGTCTACACGCCAATTTGAGCAAGTGATTGGCGTGTTTAAACCTGAGTAG
- a CDS encoding SlyX family protein — MSDLETRIYELEAKVAFQDETIDILNDEIREHQKIIAIIQRQTQLLAEKIKEVQNSPNSDGPLVEPPPPHY; from the coding sequence ATGAGTGATTTAGAAACCAGAATTTACGAACTAGAAGCCAAAGTGGCCTTCCAAGATGAAACCATCGACATTCTCAATGATGAAATCCGAGAACACCAAAAAATAATCGCGATTATTCAGCGTCAAACCCAGTTATTAGCCGAAAAAATTAAAGAAGTGCAAAACAGCCCTAATAGTGACGGCCCCTTGGTTGAGCCGCCTCCACCACACTATTAA
- a CDS encoding WD40 repeat domain-containing protein, producing MTIYRTIFSLLVAASLTACGSQSELPSNATEHAIQGAYDASLSDDGTLGLVSSVSHGLALWDLNKNGLKYQWSHQQVEDNLVLSTEISFDNSTAVSADKENFALWDINSGENIGFWKIKDSSIRDIAVSNQGRHVLYGKSNGVVVHIDMQTGRRIEFLGHQEKINAVDMSPNGYYALTGSNDYAAFLWDTRTAQVIHRFNHPSRVTQVTLDPKGRYAFTADSQKQARIWDLQTGQMISNLQYSSRQQIFSAARFNAEGNLLLTGSPTRKIALWDAKTGQQLQTWHVTPRKESRPQSAVVYDVAFKADGQTIISESSSGLAETWQIEKKK from the coding sequence ATGACGATATATCGCACTATTTTTAGCTTACTAGTAGCGGCCTCTTTAACCGCTTGCGGTAGCCAATCAGAATTACCGAGCAATGCAACCGAGCATGCCATACAAGGTGCTTATGATGCTAGTTTATCCGATGATGGAACCTTGGGTCTTGTTTCATCAGTATCTCATGGCCTTGCTTTATGGGACCTGAATAAAAATGGCCTTAAATATCAATGGAGCCACCAACAAGTAGAAGATAACTTAGTGCTCTCTACAGAAATTAGCTTTGATAACAGTACCGCTGTCAGCGCCGATAAAGAAAACTTTGCTTTATGGGATATCAATAGCGGCGAGAATATCGGCTTTTGGAAAATAAAAGACTCTTCAATCAGAGATATTGCCGTCAGCAATCAAGGCCGCCATGTGCTGTACGGCAAAAGTAATGGGGTTGTGGTGCACATTGATATGCAAACGGGCCGACGGATTGAATTTTTAGGCCACCAAGAAAAAATTAACGCTGTTGATATGTCGCCAAATGGTTATTACGCCCTAACTGGCTCTAACGATTATGCCGCTTTTTTATGGGATACACGCACAGCGCAAGTTATTCACCGCTTTAATCACCCCAGCCGAGTCACCCAAGTGACGTTAGACCCCAAAGGCCGCTATGCATTCACAGCCGATAGCCAAAAACAAGCTCGCATTTGGGATTTACAAACAGGTCAAATGATTTCTAACTTACAATATTCAAGTCGCCAGCAAATTTTTAGCGCCGCGCGCTTCAATGCAGAAGGCAATTTATTATTAACTGGGTCACCAACACGTAAAATTGCACTTTGGGATGCAAAAACCGGCCAACAATTACAGACATGGCATGTCACCCCAAGAAAAGAGTCTCGACCTCAATCTGCAGTGGTGTATGATGTCGCCTTCAAAGCTGATGGGCAAACCATTATTAGCGAAAGTTCCAGTGGCCTTGCGGAAACTTGGCAAATAGAGAAGAAAAAATGA